The following coding sequences are from one Candidatus Edwardsbacteria bacterium window:
- a CDS encoding tetratricopeptide repeat protein yields MDNKKKIATKIIWAIFLYALLLIIAIYVLLNNGTGLYYLGNLYLHLNLNNKAIGCYERLMESDSRKPEIHYSLGKAYENVGERDKAISQFQKAVQMNPGYTDAYILLGWCYYKKEMFSAAKSVLEKAIECEPKDANPYYYLGIIHEKEGQTSTAIDYYKYAINLNPKYNSDIYVYLGNCYDKLGDREKSILEYNKALKLKSNGAGIYYNIGLAYYKLGNKQKAIEYLEKAVKLEKDFSEANCLLGLIYAINDRHSTAIFYFNRVIESDPNYDEIYFSLALSYGKLRNYTEAIEAFKKAIDKKPGFIDAYLKLSQCYCYIGQYNEAKKVCFDVLEIEKDRNDIHYNLGLIYLLLEDKYSALNEYETLKHKDISLAEKLKTEIDRCYK; encoded by the coding sequence ATGGATAATAAGAAAAAAATAGCTACCAAAATAATATGGGCCATATTTTTATACGCCCTGTTGTTGATAATAGCAATATATGTCTTGTTAAATAACGGGACTGGCTTATATTATCTGGGAAATTTATATCTGCACCTCAATTTAAACAATAAGGCCATTGGTTGTTATGAAAGGCTTATGGAGAGTGATTCTAGAAAACCGGAGATACACTATTCGTTGGGAAAGGCATATGAAAATGTTGGTGAAAGGGATAAGGCGATAAGCCAGTTTCAAAAAGCCGTTCAAATGAATCCCGGATATACTGACGCCTATATCTTGTTGGGATGGTGTTACTATAAAAAAGAAATGTTTTCCGCGGCTAAAAGTGTTTTAGAAAAGGCCATAGAATGTGAACCAAAGGATGCCAACCCCTATTACTATCTGGGTATTATCCATGAAAAAGAAGGACAAACTTCAACAGCAATTGATTATTATAAATATGCCATAAACTTAAACCCAAAATACAATTCAGATATATATGTCTATTTAGGCAATTGTTACGATAAACTTGGAGATCGAGAAAAAAGCATACTGGAATATAATAAAGCTCTCAAATTGAAATCAAACGGTGCTGGGATTTATTATAATATCGGTCTTGCATATTATAAACTTGGCAACAAACAAAAAGCCATTGAATACCTTGAAAAGGCCGTGAAATTGGAAAAAGACTTTAGTGAAGCCAACTGTTTACTGGGCTTGATATACGCAATTAATGATAGGCATTCTACGGCAATATTTTACTTCAACCGAGTGATTGAATCTGATCCAAATTATGATGAAATATATTTTAGTTTGGCCCTCAGTTATGGCAAACTGCGAAATTACACTGAAGCAATAGAAGCGTTTAAAAAAGCAATAGATAAAAAACCAGGATTTATTGATGCATACCTAAAATTATCACAATGTTACTGCTATATCGGCCAATACAATGAAGCTAAAAAAGTATGTTTTGATGTTCTTGAAATCGAAAAAGATAGAAATGATATACATTACAACTTAGGTTTAATATATTTATTGCTTGAAGATAAATATTCTGCATTAAATGAGTATGAAACTTTGAAACATAAAGATATATCCCTTGCGGAAAAATTAAAGACGGAAATTGACAGGTGTTACAAGTAA